From Pseudothermotoga thermarum DSM 5069, a single genomic window includes:
- the nifV gene encoding homocitrate synthase, producing the protein MTEGNSKKVVWVDTTLRDGEQTAGIVFAREEKIMIAKLLDELGVDQIEVGIPAMGEEEAETVCEIARLGLKASVMAWNRAVIEDIAKSIKCGVDAVAISIAVSDLHIEYKLRSTREKVIEQMVKAVEFAKKEGMYVSVNGEDASRADFDYLVQFIMAAKEAGADRFRYCDTVGILDPITTYEIIKKLKEQTSMDIEIHAHNDLGMATANTVAAIMGGATHASVSVNGLGERAGNAALEEVAMAVKYTLKIDHGLKQEMFKEISDYVAKASGRPVPSWKPIVGENIFAHESGIHVDGALKHPKTYEIFSPEEVGLQRKIIIGKHSGTAALVYVLEKYGIKVGKDDVRDLLTKVRKASISMKRALSEKEFLFLYHQWIAEKEQAKR; encoded by the coding sequence GTGACTGAAGGAAACTCGAAGAAGGTGGTGTGGGTTGATACCACCCTTAGAGACGGAGAACAAACCGCAGGAATTGTTTTTGCCCGTGAGGAAAAGATCATGATTGCAAAGCTTCTAGATGAGCTTGGTGTTGACCAAATTGAAGTAGGCATACCCGCCATGGGTGAAGAAGAAGCGGAAACAGTATGTGAAATAGCAAGATTGGGGTTAAAAGCTAGCGTGATGGCCTGGAACAGAGCTGTTATAGAAGATATCGCAAAATCAATAAAATGCGGAGTAGATGCAGTTGCTATTTCAATAGCTGTTTCAGATTTACACATTGAATACAAACTTAGATCAACAAGAGAAAAGGTCATCGAACAAATGGTAAAGGCAGTCGAATTTGCCAAAAAAGAGGGTATGTATGTATCAGTTAATGGAGAGGATGCTTCTAGAGCTGATTTTGATTACTTGGTTCAGTTCATTATGGCGGCGAAAGAAGCTGGCGCGGATCGTTTTAGATATTGTGACACAGTTGGCATTCTTGACCCAATAACAACTTACGAGATAATTAAAAAACTCAAAGAACAAACTTCTATGGATATAGAAATCCATGCCCACAACGATCTTGGAATGGCAACTGCAAATACCGTTGCTGCCATAATGGGTGGAGCAACTCATGCAAGTGTATCTGTAAATGGCTTGGGTGAAAGGGCTGGTAATGCCGCTTTAGAAGAAGTCGCAATGGCTGTGAAATATACTTTGAAAATTGATCACGGCTTAAAGCAAGAAATGTTCAAAGAAATTTCTGATTATGTTGCAAAAGCAAGCGGGAGACCAGTGCCATCTTGGAAACCTATAGTTGGTGAAAACATCTTTGCCCATGAGTCTGGAATCCACGTTGACGGCGCATTAAAGCATCCAAAAACTTATGAGATATTTAGCCCAGAAGAAGTTGGACTTCAAAGAAAAATAATCATTGGAAAACATTCTGGAACAGCTGCCTTGGTGTATGTCCTGGAGAAGTACGGTATCAAAGTTGGCAAAGATGATGTAAGGGATCTTTTGACCAAAGTTCGTAAGGCATCTATTTCGATGAAGAGAGCATTGAGTGAAAAAGAATTTCTGTTTCTTTACCATCAGTGGATTGCAGAAAAAGAGCAAGCTAAGAGGTGA